From one Mya arenaria isolate MELC-2E11 chromosome 4, ASM2691426v1 genomic stretch:
- the LOC128232026 gene encoding C-type lectin domain family 6 member A-like, translating into MNSLINVLDTICFLPLILLSHCGNSVSFEKYIGFKIFDNHTCTAEASLSTTSVVSSIVKCVMDCGHDDRCKSVFYGEDDGACTLCSEVFNYYAHQPAVANVHTKHLRPLQGSCPEGWLRFQYSCYTLTNASNGFHHDECVTMGAHAIYVESIEEQNFLAKTFKPATGEERVFLGYKKINNILYLAGTLTLPTFTYFKPGEGTISKQHCVLIWSNQWGDYLCEANAKTVCEIEL; encoded by the exons ATGAATTCCTTGATAAACGTTTTAGATACGATTTGTTTCTTAcctttaattttattatcacaTTGTGGCAACAGTGTTTCATTTGAGAAATACATaggtttcaaaatatttgacaacCATACGTGCACAGCGGAGGCCAGCTTGTCTACCACTTCGGTTGTCTCGTCTATAGTAAAATGCGTGATGGATTGTGGCCACGACGACAGATGCAAGTCTGTCTTTTACGGAGAAGATGATGGTGCATGTACCTTGTGCAGCGAGGTTTTCAACTATTACGCTCACCAACCCGCAGTTGCTAATGTACACACCAAGCATCTCAGACCACTCCAGG gAAGTTGCCCGGAAGGTTGGTTGCGTTTCCAGTATTCCTGTTACACGCTGACGAATGCATCTAACGGGTTCCATCAT GATGAATGTGTTACGATGGGAGCCCATGCCATCTACGTGGAATCAATAGAGGAACAGAACTTCTTGGCCAAAACATTTAAACCTGCTACAGGAG AAGAAAGAGTATTCCTGGGATACAAGAAGATCAACAATATCCTGTACTTAGCCGGGACACTCACACTACCAACATTTACTTACTTCAAACCAGGGGAAGGAACAATTTCCAAGCAACATTGTGTTCTCATTTGGTCAAACCAATGGGGCGACTATTTGTGCGAGGCGAATGCAAAAACGGTTTGTGAAATTGAACTTTGA